CTTTCGCTCATGATAACTACGCTCAGGGGGTTTTGAAGCGATCGGTAACGATTTCGGCTCAGAACCTTACGTTAAAACAACTGCTGCAACAACTGCAAACGCAGGCGAACGTTCGATTCGTCTACAGTAGCAGTCAGGTTCAACTCGACCAGAAGGTTACTTTATCCAGCGTACAGGAACCTTTACATCAAGTATTAACGAAAGTACTCCACCCACTGGGTTTGAGTTTTACTACGCAGCCGAATTCCAATCTCATTATCATCAAACCGGCGGTTAGTACGGTGGCAGAGACTGCCCCAACGGTGGAACGGCAAATTTCCGGACAGGTACTGAGTGCCGATACCGAGCAGCCAATGATTGGCGTAAGTGTTCGGGTGAAAGGCACTACTCAGGGCACCGTTACGAATGACCGGGGCGAATTCCGCATCACGACTCCCGATACGGGCATCACGCTGATTTTCAGTTATGTTGGCTATGAAACCCGTGAAGTGGGTGTGGGAACTCAGTCGTACCTGAAAGTCGATCTGAAACCGAAAGACGCTTCCCTGAACGATGTCGTCGTCATTGGGTACGGAACCACGACGCAACGTTTTAATACCGGAGCCGTCAGCTCGATTACGGCGAAAGACATTGCCGTTCAGCCCGTTTCGAATCCTTTGGTGGCTTTGCAGGGTCGCATCTCAGGGATGCAGATTACGCAGAACAATGGTTTACCGGGTAGTGCCGTTCGCATTCAAATTCGCGGCCAGGGTTCCTTAGGGGCCGGAACGATTCCTTTGTACGTCGTGGATGGCGTTCCCTTTACCCTTTTCAATGGATCGCAACCCGCTGCGGATAACCTTAACTCCAATGGTTTCTCCGGAGCCAATGGCGAGCAGAGTCCTTTAAGTTTGATTCCTCCCGAGGATATTGAACGCATTGACATTTTGAAAGATGCGGATGCTACGGCAATTTATGGCTCTCGTGGATCAAACGGGGTAATCCTGATTACGACTAAAAAAGGGAAGTCTGGAAAAACGCAATTCAATGTAAACATCAACAAAGGAGCGGGTAAAGTACCTAATTTCATTCCCATGCTGAATACGGAACAGTACCTCAGCATGCGTCGGGATGCCTTTGCCAAAGCGGGCGTTACTCCCAACACCGTCAATGCTCCGGATTTAACGGTTTGGGACCAGAATGCAAATACTGATTGGCAACGCCGCTATATGGGCGGGACCGCTCAGTTTCTGAATGCCTCGGCTTCCGTATCCGGCGGTAATGCCTTCAATTCGTTCCTCTTCAGCGGATTATACCGAAAAGAAGGAACCGTTTTTCCTGGAGATTTGGGAGCTACCACGGTTTCAGGTCGTTTTGCGGGAAGTCACTCTTCAGCCAATCAAAAATTTAAAATTGAATTCAGTACCTCTTATTCACGACTACAGACCAATCTGATTGGCACCGATTTAACGACTGTCTATAATATTGCTCCCAACTTTCCCCTCTATAATTCTGATGGAAGTTTAAATTGGACTGGCGGAATCACTAATCCCGAGGCCTTATTAATGCGGGATTTTGATAATACGAGCACCAACTTTATTTCAAACCTGACGTTAAAGTATTCAATCTTGCCCGGTTTAGACGTACGAGTTAATACGGGGTATACACTCACGGGTATCAATCAGATTCAGGCCAATCCGGCCCGTTCGAAAAACCCTTCGTCGAACCCCTTGAACACGGCCAACTTTGCGAACAGTTCGGTCGAAACCTATATCGTTGAGCCCCAGGTTGATTACGTAAAAAGTTTTGGTAAAAATCGTTTCAATGTGCTGATCGGAGGAACCCTCCAACAATCCAATTCGAACGGACAAACCTTCAGCGGTACCAATTACAGTAATGAGGCCTTAATCAAATCGCTGGGTGGAGCAGGTACCGTTACCGGTAGTTCTAGCTATTCGCTCTACAAGTACACAGCGGCTTTTGGCCGAATTAATTACAGCTGGGACAACAAGTATATCCTTGACGCAACCTTCCGCCGCGACGGTTCTTCCCGATTCGGACCAAATAACCGCTTTGGTAATTTCGGAGCGTTGGGAGCGGCCTGGCTCGTTACGTCGGAAGATTTCATGAAAACCTTACCCTGGGTAAGTTTCCTGAAACTGCGGGGTAGCTATGGCTTAACGGGTAATGACCAGATCCCGAATTACTTGTACCTCCCCACGTTCTCCGTTACGGGAAGCGGTAGTACCTATATGGGTACCGCTACCATGGTCAACTACAATATAGCCAATCCGAATCTGCACTGGGAAACCATGAAAAAACTGGAAGCAGCGATCGAATTAGGTTTTCTCAAAGATCGAATCCTGCTGAAAGCGGATTACTTCCGCAATCGCTCCGGCGACCAGTTAGCCAGCACGAATATGCCTACGCAGTCGGGTGTGAACTCGTACTACAGCAACCTGGATGCAGTCATTCAAAACGACGGTTTCGAGTTTGAGCTGAACACGATCAATGTACAAACGGCAGCCATGCGTTGGTCGACTAACCTTAACCTCACCTTTCTGCGGAATAAACTCCTTTCCATTGGTGACCCAACCAAACTGTTTAATTCCAGCTCCTACACCGTAGGCCAGCCCATTAATGCAACCCGTCTGTTTCAATACGCAGGTTTAGACGCTACGGGAGCTCCTATGATTCAGGATCTTGATGGCGATGGCATTATTGATTTTAATAATGACCGCCTGATGGCTCCCATTGGCACACCCTATTTTGGTGGCATCAATAACTCCCTGTCTTACAAGAATTTCCAGCTAGACGTTTTTCTGCGATTTAACCACCGCATGGGGATGGTAAATAACACGTTGAGTTTACCTTTCGGATCTACGCTCCAAAATACCAATACCGCTGCCCTGGATCGGTGGACGGAAAGTAATCCGAATGCGACGTATCCCGCAGCCACGACACTTTCGACCAGTGCCATCAGTTATTATAACTCATCTACGGCCCGCTGGGGGGATACTTCCTTTCTGAAACTAAAGACGATCAGCCTCGCTTATAACCTGCCTATCGCCTGGATTCAGCCCATGCATCTTTCAAAAGTTTCGATTTACGTGCAAGGACAAAACCTGTTCACCTGGGCTAAGCAGAAGTACACCTACGATCCTGAAAGCACCGTAGGTGGAACCGGTACGGGTTTAGGTACGGGTCAATATATCGCCATGCCTCAACTACGCACCTTCGTCGCTGGTCTTAATGTTTCATTCTAACGCAGGAATACTCTTATGAAATCTCTCCATCGAATCGCCTTCATTCTCGCCCTGGCAGGATTGGGACTTAGTTCCTGCGAAAAGTTTGTCACCATTGATTACCCCGCTACCAGTATTGGTACGGAAGATGCCTTTGCCAGTGATGCCTCCGCAACAGCGGTAGTTTTAAACATGTACTCCACCGTTCGTAATAGTTCTCCCCTTAGTGATAACATTACCATGAACTGGACAGGCTACGCGGGCCTCTTGAGTGATGAACTAGAGTATACCCCTTCAAATGCTACTCTGGAACAATTTGAAACCAATACGGTAGATGCTCTGAATTCGTCGGTTGCCAATGGTTTGTGGTATAACTCCTACAGCCTGATTCGGCAGGCTAATCAGGCCATCGTAAACATTGCCAACTCAAAAGGCATGACCCAGGCGAGTAAGGATCAGTTAACGGGTGAAGCTAAATTCTGGCGGGCGTATGGGTTCTTTACACTCGTTAATTATTTCGGAGATGTTCCCCTAACGACCTCTTCCGACGAATTCATTAACGCTTCTCTCACTCGTACGCCCTCCGCTCAGGTATGGGCTCAGATCGTCACCGATTTGAAAGAGGCTAAAGCCAGCCTGCCCGCAGCGTATGTAGGTACGCTGCGTACCCGGGTGAACAAACACGCCGCTTCGGCCCTACTTGCCCGGGCGTATCTGTACACCAAAGATTACGCGAACGCTTCCGCCGAGGCCTCTGAAGTGATTGCTTCGGGCACGTATGCATTGGTAGATCCCTCCCAAACCTTCATTAATACCAGTAACGAAACGATTTTTCAGGTTGGTACGCTACTGGGATTCACGGTTTTGGGCGGCAATTACCGGAACTCACTCCCCACCACGCCACCCGTTTATGTGTTGAAATCGAATTTTGTTCAATCGTTTGAAGCCGGCGATAAACGCCGTACCAACTGGTCTGATTCGCTAGTGATTGCTAATACGACCTACCAGCGTATCAATAAATACAAATTACAGACCGCCACTGCTGGGAATGAATACATCGTGTTCCTGCGTCTGGCGGAGCTGTATCTAATCCGAGCTGAAGCTCGGGCCAATCAGAATCAGCTAACCGAAGCCGTAGCGGATCTGAATGTGGTTCGTACGCGGGCTGGTTTAGCGAATAGTACAGCCAGTACGCAAAGCAGCCTTATTAACGCGATTTTACAGGAACGTAAAGTCGAATTTTTCGGGGAGTATGGTCACCGCTGGTTTGACCTCAAACGTACCAATCAGGCCGATGCCGTACTGGCCCCGATCAAATCCGGCTGGAAAGCCACGGGCGTACTGATGCCCATTCCATCCACTCAGATTGAGGCGAATCCGGTACTTACACAAAACCCAGGTTATTAATCAACTACTAACCAATGTATAGTATGAAAAAAGCGACCACGCTGGCTGGCTTGATGTTACTAAGCATCTCCGCCGCCTTTGCTCAAAAAGCACCCGCTTCAACCTACCTCATCAAGGGTGAAATCAAGGGTTTGACGAACGAAAAGATTTACCTCAATTACCCGAAAGGTGAAGAGTCCGGCCGCGATTCGGTTATTACGAAAGACGGTAAGTTTTCATTCAAAGGAACGCTGGCCCACGAAGGAACGGCTTCCCTTTCACTGGCTTCCAACCGTCAGCAATTCGTTTCCTTTTTCATCATGCCGGGCGTGCCTACCACAGTGACTGCTACTAAAGATGCCCTTCCGAAAGCCACCATCCAGGGATCCAAAGAAACCCGGGAATGGAAACAGCATCGCCACGAACTCGATTCCGTCGTTTTCACGCAGTTACAGGCCATTGAAAAGAAGTACACTTCCTTTCGGTCAGGACCTAAACAGGCTCTTCCTGATAGTCTGGCCAAACTTCAGTCCAAGGAAGTGCAGAACCAGTTCAAACGAGCAGATAGCGTGTCTCAGGCTTTTATCAAGACGCATCCCAATTCAGTGATTAGCCCGTTTATAGCCATTAGCTATTACAACATGGAACCCGAAGCGGAGAAACTCCCGGGTTTGTACGCGGGCATGAGTCCAGCCGTTCAGAATTCGTACTACGGAAAACAAATCAAAACGCTGACTACCGAGCTGGCCAAAATCGGTTTAGGCAAAATGGCTCCCGAATTTTCCATGGCCGATACTTCGGGCAAAAGCATCGCTTTGTCTTCTTTGAAGGGGAAATACGTACTGGTCGATTTTTGGGCTAGCTGGTGCGGCCCCTGCCGGAAGGAAAATCCGAATGTGGTAGCAGCGTATAACAAATACCGTGATAAAGGATTTACCATTCTGGGCGTATCCCTCGACTCGAAAAAAGCCGCTTGGATGAAGGCGATCGACATGGATAAACTGACCTGGGATCACGTATCGGATTTAAAGGGCTGGCAAAATGAGGCGGCGGCCAAATACGTGGTAAAAGTTGTACCGACGAATTTCCTACTGGACAAAGACGGTAAGATTGTCGCTAAAAACCTGCGGGGAGCCGACCTGGAAAAGAAGCTTGCTCAATTGTTGAATTAATTCGTATCGGATCATTCTGGGAAGAGTCCACGCCTAAACTCTTCCCAGATTACCTAACTGCGGGCATTACCCCTACACTTCATCCACTTGCAATAGATCATGAGTTTACCGATAGAAACGATTGTAATTGCTCCCCGCATTCGGGAGAAATTCAATCACCTCTGGCATCTGGTCGGGAACACGCCCATGCTGGAAATCTTTTACTCCTATCAGGGCCAGGAGCGTTCGATTTACGTCAAATGCGAGCATTATAACCTGACTGGTAGCATCAAAGACCGCATGGCTCTTCACGTGTTGCATCAATCCTACCGGGAAGGGAAAATTCAAGCGGGCGATCGCATCATTGAAGCCACCAGCGGAAGTACCGGCATTTCTTTTGCCGCGGTGGGCAGAGCTCTGGGTCATCCAGTCACCATCCTGATGCCGGCCGGTATGAGTCAGGAACGCATGGACATCATCAGTAGCTTGGGGGCTGACATTGAAGTATTTACCAAAGAACAGGGTGGGTTTAGAGGGGCTCAGCAGCGTTCGGAAGAAATGGCCGCTAGCGACCCCCGCCTGTTTTTGCCACGTCAGTTTGCCAATCAATTCAATGCCGAAGCGAATTACTTAACGACGGGCCGGGAGATTTGGCTGCAACTGCAAGCGATCGACATTACGCCCGATGCTTTTGTAGCGGGAGTGGGTACCGGTGGAACCGTCATGGGCGTGGGCCGATATTTGAAAAAACGGAACCCCGCGATCCGGGTACACCCGCTGGAACCCGCTGAATCGCCTACCTTATCGGTCGGTTACAAAACCGGTACGCATCGCATCCAGGGTCTCTTTGACGAATACATTCCCGAATTAGTGAACCTGAGTGAACTCGATAGTATCGTGCAGGCTTCCGATGGGGATTCGATTCTGATGGCTCAAAAACTAGCCACTGAGCTGGGTCTTGCCGTGGGCATATCTTCGGGAGCCAATTTAATTGGAGCCATTCAACTGCAAAATCAAATGGGTCCACAGGCCCGCGTGGTGACCATTTTATGCGATAGCAATAAAAAATATCTGAGTACGGACCTGGTTCGTCAAGAACCCATCAAGTCAGGGTACTTCTCTTCCAGCGTTCATTTTCTGGATTACCGACCCATCAGCCGATTGGCGGCTCCTTTGCTTTGTTAAGGGTTAACAGGCACCGTATACGTTCTCACGATTCTTACGTTTTCCTTCTTATGAAAAAAGTATTTTTAGCCAGCATCGCTTTGCTGGTGGGTAGCTCGCTACAGGCTCAAATTTTAAAACCGGTCAAGTGGAGTTATGCCGCCAAAAAAACCAGTCCTACCGAAGCCGTCGTGTATTTGAAAGCCACCCTGGATCCCGGCTGGCACGTCTACTCCCAGCACGTCAAGGAAGGAGGCCCCGTGGCTACCTCTTTCAAATTCACTCCCGGAAGCTATGCCCTGCTGGGACCCACCCAGGAACCTACCCCCATTACCAAACTGGAAAAGGTATTCGGTATGGAAGTCAGCTATTTTGAGAAGCAGGTTATTTTCCAGCAAAAGCTCAAACTCACCGGCAAGACACCCCTGACCGTTAAAGGCACCCTGGAATACATGGTCTGCGATGACAAGCAGTGCCTGCCCCCCGAAGAAGTAAGCTTTACTGTTCCCGTAAAATAAGTGACCACTATGCTACTGCATTTCTTTCCCCTGAAGCGGTGGCTTCGGATCGGGGCCATGGGCTTACTCGTGCTGCTGGGTCTGCTGAGCACGACAGGCGTCTGGGCTCAGGACTCGCTTTCCATCAACGATCTGGAGTTCACCCCCGTCGAAGAAACGACCGATTCGGTGGGTGCCTCGACTCAGACAACGGTATCGGCGGACACTAGTGCTCAGTCGCTGAGCGGCGTAGCCAACACCCCGGCTACGCCCTCGGCCGAAAGCGAGTCCTTGTGGATGACTTTTGTAGCGGGACTTCTGGGGGGCCTGGCGGCCATCTTCATGCCCTGCATTTTTCCGCTGTTGCCCATGACCGTCAGCTTTTTTACCAAGCAGGCCGAAAGCAAATCCTCGGGAGTCCGCAATGCCCTCCTCTACGGCTTTTCCATCATCGTCATCTACGTTTCGCTGGGCTTGCTCATTACCGTTCTTTTTGGGGCCGATGCGCTCAATAACCTGTCCACCAACGGCCTCTTCAACTTTGCTTTCTTTTTGCTGCTGGTGGTTTTTGCCGCGTCCTTTCTGGGGGCCTTTGAGATCATGCTGCCCACTTCCTGGGCCAACAAGATGGATCAGAAAGCCGATCAGGGTGGCCTGCTGGGCATTTTC
This region of Siphonobacter curvatus genomic DNA includes:
- a CDS encoding TlpA disulfide reductase family protein, whose product is MKKATTLAGLMLLSISAAFAQKAPASTYLIKGEIKGLTNEKIYLNYPKGEESGRDSVITKDGKFSFKGTLAHEGTASLSLASNRQQFVSFFIMPGVPTTVTATKDALPKATIQGSKETREWKQHRHELDSVVFTQLQAIEKKYTSFRSGPKQALPDSLAKLQSKEVQNQFKRADSVSQAFIKTHPNSVISPFIAISYYNMEPEAEKLPGLYAGMSPAVQNSYYGKQIKTLTTELAKIGLGKMAPEFSMADTSGKSIALSSLKGKYVLVDFWASWCGPCRKENPNVVAAYNKYRDKGFTILGVSLDSKKAAWMKAIDMDKLTWDHVSDLKGWQNEAAAKYVVKVVPTNFLLDKDGKIVAKNLRGADLEKKLAQLLN
- a CDS encoding protein-disulfide reductase DsbD N-terminal domain-containing protein produces the protein MKKVFLASIALLVGSSLQAQILKPVKWSYAAKKTSPTEAVVYLKATLDPGWHVYSQHVKEGGPVATSFKFTPGSYALLGPTQEPTPITKLEKVFGMEVSYFEKQVIFQQKLKLTGKTPLTVKGTLEYMVCDDKQCLPPEEVSFTVPVK
- a CDS encoding RagB/SusD family nutrient uptake outer membrane protein, whose protein sequence is MKSLHRIAFILALAGLGLSSCEKFVTIDYPATSIGTEDAFASDASATAVVLNMYSTVRNSSPLSDNITMNWTGYAGLLSDELEYTPSNATLEQFETNTVDALNSSVANGLWYNSYSLIRQANQAIVNIANSKGMTQASKDQLTGEAKFWRAYGFFTLVNYFGDVPLTTSSDEFINASLTRTPSAQVWAQIVTDLKEAKASLPAAYVGTLRTRVNKHAASALLARAYLYTKDYANASAEASEVIASGTYALVDPSQTFINTSNETIFQVGTLLGFTVLGGNYRNSLPTTPPVYVLKSNFVQSFEAGDKRRTNWSDSLVIANTTYQRINKYKLQTATAGNEYIVFLRLAELYLIRAEARANQNQLTEAVADLNVVRTRAGLANSTASTQSSLINAILQERKVEFFGEYGHRWFDLKRTNQADAVLAPIKSGWKATGVLMPIPSTQIEANPVLTQNPGY
- a CDS encoding PLP-dependent cysteine synthase family protein, which codes for MSLPIETIVIAPRIREKFNHLWHLVGNTPMLEIFYSYQGQERSIYVKCEHYNLTGSIKDRMALHVLHQSYREGKIQAGDRIIEATSGSTGISFAAVGRALGHPVTILMPAGMSQERMDIISSLGADIEVFTKEQGGFRGAQQRSEEMAASDPRLFLPRQFANQFNAEANYLTTGREIWLQLQAIDITPDAFVAGVGTGGTVMGVGRYLKKRNPAIRVHPLEPAESPTLSVGYKTGTHRIQGLFDEYIPELVNLSELDSIVQASDGDSILMAQKLATELGLAVGISSGANLIGAIQLQNQMGPQARVVTILCDSNKKYLSTDLVRQEPIKSGYFSSSVHFLDYRPISRLAAPLLC
- a CDS encoding TonB-dependent receptor translates to MLKKSTPQVFIYQIMRFTVYQCVFVLLLASMAFAHDNYAQGVLKRSVTISAQNLTLKQLLQQLQTQANVRFVYSSSQVQLDQKVTLSSVQEPLHQVLTKVLHPLGLSFTTQPNSNLIIIKPAVSTVAETAPTVERQISGQVLSADTEQPMIGVSVRVKGTTQGTVTNDRGEFRITTPDTGITLIFSYVGYETREVGVGTQSYLKVDLKPKDASLNDVVVIGYGTTTQRFNTGAVSSITAKDIAVQPVSNPLVALQGRISGMQITQNNGLPGSAVRIQIRGQGSLGAGTIPLYVVDGVPFTLFNGSQPAADNLNSNGFSGANGEQSPLSLIPPEDIERIDILKDADATAIYGSRGSNGVILITTKKGKSGKTQFNVNINKGAGKVPNFIPMLNTEQYLSMRRDAFAKAGVTPNTVNAPDLTVWDQNANTDWQRRYMGGTAQFLNASASVSGGNAFNSFLFSGLYRKEGTVFPGDLGATTVSGRFAGSHSSANQKFKIEFSTSYSRLQTNLIGTDLTTVYNIAPNFPLYNSDGSLNWTGGITNPEALLMRDFDNTSTNFISNLTLKYSILPGLDVRVNTGYTLTGINQIQANPARSKNPSSNPLNTANFANSSVETYIVEPQVDYVKSFGKNRFNVLIGGTLQQSNSNGQTFSGTNYSNEALIKSLGGAGTVTGSSSYSLYKYTAAFGRINYSWDNKYILDATFRRDGSSRFGPNNRFGNFGALGAAWLVTSEDFMKTLPWVSFLKLRGSYGLTGNDQIPNYLYLPTFSVTGSGSTYMGTATMVNYNIANPNLHWETMKKLEAAIELGFLKDRILLKADYFRNRSGDQLASTNMPTQSGVNSYYSNLDAVIQNDGFEFELNTINVQTAAMRWSTNLNLTFLRNKLLSIGDPTKLFNSSSYTVGQPINATRLFQYAGLDATGAPMIQDLDGDGIIDFNNDRLMAPIGTPYFGGINNSLSYKNFQLDVFLRFNHRMGMVNNTLSLPFGSTLQNTNTAALDRWTESNPNATYPAATTLSTSAISYYNSSTARWGDTSFLKLKTISLAYNLPIAWIQPMHLSKVSIYVQGQNLFTWAKQKYTYDPESTVGGTGTGLGTGQYIAMPQLRTFVAGLNVSF